The nucleotide sequence AACCATGGCTCTATCTAGTTGTAAAACCAATAAGTCAGTCGCTGCAAAATCTGCTACAGAGTCCACAAAATCTAAGGGTTCTGATGACGGAATGAAAGCGTATGATAAAGTGATCACCAAGGAGGCCAAGACAGATGAAGGTCTTTTCAAAGTGCATCAAGTGAAGGATAAGTATTATTACGAGATCCCTAACAACACACTTAAAAAAGACATGTTGCTGGTAAGTCGTATTGCACAAATTCCATCTAATCTAGGTGGTGGCTATATGAACGCCGGTAGTAAAACCAACGAGCAAGTGGTTTCTTGGGAACGTTTCCAGGATAAGATCTTGTTGAAAGTGAAGTCCTATTCAGAAATCACTAGAGACTCCACGGCTGCGATCACAAACTCGGTCAAGGTGAACAATTACGAGCCTACTCTTTACGCTTTTGATATTGAAACGGTGAGTAAGGATTCCACAGCTACCGTGATTGATGTGACAAAATTCTTTAGTTCTGATATTCCAGCATTGAGCGGTTTAAATTCCAGACTACGTTCTACTTACAAAGTGCGTAACCTAGACAGTGACCGTAGCTTTATCAATTCCATCAAGAGCTTTCCAGAAAATATTGAGGTGAAGCAAGATTTTACTTATAATGCAAGCGAGCCACCTTCCAATGGTTCTGTAGGCTCCATAAGCCTGCAGATGAATCAATCCATGATCTTGTTGCCAGAAGATCCTATGCAACCGCGTATTTATGATCCACGTGTAGGGTTCTTTACCATTGATCAGATTGATTATTCCAGCAGTGCCTTGAAAGCTGACGAGAACACCTACATACGTCGCTGGAGACTGGAGCCTAAAGATCCCGAAGCTTACGCGAGAGGCGAGCTGGTAGAGCCGGTAAAACCTATCGTTTATTACCTAGATCCCGGAACTCCAGAAAACTTGAAGGAATATATCAAACAAGGTATCGAGGACTGGCAAAAGCCTTTTGAAACAGCAGGTTTCAAAAATGCAATTATTGCAAAGGATGCTCCATCACCTGAAGAAGATCCAGAGTTTAGCCCAGAAGACATTCGTTATTCAGTAGTTCGTTACGTGGCCAGTACGACCAGAAATGCCGTAGGTCCTAGTGTAAGCGATCCACGATCTGGAGAGATCATTGAGAGTGACATCATCTGGTACCACAACCATTTAAGATCTTATAGAAACAGATACTTATTGGAAACGGGTGCTGCAAATCCGTCTGCGCGCACGTTGAATACTGATCCAGAAGAAATAGGAGAGATGATGCGCCAGGTGATTGCGCATGAAGTGGGACACGCCTTGGGCTTTCCACATAACATGGCTGCAAGTTTTGCATATGATGTAGAAGATTATCGCGACGGTAATTTCACACAGGAAAACGGTATCGCCGCCAGTCTTATGGATTATGCACGTTATAATTACATCGCACAACCAGGAGATGAGAATATTAGATTTGTACGTCAAATGGGACCTTACGATCACTATGCGGTGAATTGGGGTTATCGTGTGATTCCTAATGCCAGCACTCCAGAAGCCGAAGTGGAAACACTCAACAAATGGATTTTGGAAAAGGCTGGAGATCCCAAATATAAATTTGGTCGCCAGAGCAGCAGTTTTGATCCACAATCACAGACGGAAGCCATAGGTAACGACCCAGTAAAGGCAAGCACCTACGGAATCAAAAACCTAAAGTATGTGGCTAAAAATTTGCCTGAATGGACTTCAGACACCACTAATGATTATGATGATCTGGAAGAATTGTATGGCGAGCTTCTAGGAGTATGGAATCGTTATGTAGGTCATGTAGTCACTAATGTAGGTGGCGTCAATGAGGATCTCAAAAAGCCTAACCAACAGGGAATGGTTTACAGCAATG is from Nonlabens sp. YIK11 and encodes:
- a CDS encoding zinc-dependent metalloprotease encodes the protein MNQKIILAILLSGTMALSSCKTNKSVAAKSATESTKSKGSDDGMKAYDKVITKEAKTDEGLFKVHQVKDKYYYEIPNNTLKKDMLLVSRIAQIPSNLGGGYMNAGSKTNEQVVSWERFQDKILLKVKSYSEITRDSTAAITNSVKVNNYEPTLYAFDIETVSKDSTATVIDVTKFFSSDIPALSGLNSRLRSTYKVRNLDSDRSFINSIKSFPENIEVKQDFTYNASEPPSNGSVGSISLQMNQSMILLPEDPMQPRIYDPRVGFFTIDQIDYSSSALKADENTYIRRWRLEPKDPEAYARGELVEPVKPIVYYLDPGTPENLKEYIKQGIEDWQKPFETAGFKNAIIAKDAPSPEEDPEFSPEDIRYSVVRYVASTTRNAVGPSVSDPRSGEIIESDIIWYHNHLRSYRNRYLLETGAANPSARTLNTDPEEIGEMMRQVIAHEVGHALGFPHNMAASFAYDVEDYRDGNFTQENGIAASLMDYARYNYIAQPGDENIRFVRQMGPYDHYAVNWGYRVIPNASTPEAEVETLNKWILEKAGDPKYKFGRQSSSFDPQSQTEAIGNDPVKASTYGIKNLKYVAKNLPEWTSDTTNDYDDLEELYGELLGVWNRYVGHVVTNVGGVNEDLKKPNQQGMVYSNVDKETQKESVEWLNENVFSTPEWLIDPSIVQNIDYAGYAETMRAAQARHLTNLLSLDRIGRLLNAETVNSDYYSAINLFDDARKGVFAPNGKLDIYERNLQRAFVDHMSYLMTGEMQRGRRGGDYYDVNQSDVRSIVRGELNSLQSTLRGKMRGTNDTITKFHYQDLLARIDNILNPEK